Below is a window of Scyliorhinus torazame isolate Kashiwa2021f chromosome 21, sScyTor2.1, whole genome shotgun sequence DNA.
ACTGCCGGAGATACACAACCCGGAGGAGGCTTCATTATTGTAACCGGGGAAGGCAGAGGAAAGACGGAGACTGCGATCgagccctgcccctttctcccagaGGAGGAAAGAAGGCTTTTTGTCTCGTCGACTCCTTGTTACTTGGGGCAAATTGAGAGGCTCTGCCATTTTACTGCAGAGTGCTGCCTGGTCCAACACTGACACATCGCCATTAACCTCATTGCTGCTAggggtgttggttgggggggggggggggagaggaccgGGACTTTTAAGGGACTGGAGAAGATTCGGATGAAGCCCTGCGGTATTTTTATTTTGCGTTGGAAAGGACATCTGTAAAGCCTGGAAGAGGCAGCTCCCCATCCATCGCCCAGCCTCTCAGCGAGACCTGCCCAGTGTCTGCAGCATCCATCCACACATTCTTCGCCATCCACAGGTCCAGCAGCACCTGCCCCCCGGCAGCCAGCTCCCCAGCCATGGgcaccgtgctgtccctctcccccagctacAAGAAGGCGCCTCTCTACGAGGATGGCTCGGCCAGCGTGGGCCAGTACACGGCCGTGCAGAACAGCAAGAACTCCAAGGAGAAGAACGGCAAGCGGCACTCCATCATCTCGGTGCTGCCCTGGAAGCGCATCGTGGCCGTGTCCAGCAAGAAGAAGAACTCCAAGAAGGTCAACCCCAACAACTACCAGAACAACGTGACCCACCTCAACAACGAGAACCTGAAGAAGTCCCTCTCCTGTGCCAACCTGTCCACCTTCGCCCAGCCGCAAGCCCCAGTCCAGCGCACCAGCCAACAGCTGCCCAGCAGCAAGAGCAACATCTCCTCGGTGAAGACCCCTCACAACGGCAGCGTCAGCTCCATCTCCCCCAAGAGAGTCATTGTCCAGGCCTCCACCAGCGAGCTGCTGAAATGCCTGGGCGAGTTCCTGTGCCGCAGATGCTACCGCCTCAAGCACTTGTCCCCGACTGACCCTGTGCTGTGGCTCCGGAGCGTTGACCGCTCCCTGCTCCTGCAAGGCTGGCAAGACCAGGGCTTCGTGACCCCGGCCAACGTGGTGTTTGTTTACATGCTGTGCCGCGATGTGATTTCATCCGAGGTGGCCACCGAGCACGAACTGCAAGCGACCCTGTTGACTTGCCTTTACTTGTCCTACTCCTACATGGGCAACGAGATCTCTTACCCCCTCAAGCCTTTTCTGGTGGAGAGCTGCAAGGAAGCCTTCTGGGACCGCTGCCTGAGCATCATCAACGCCATGAGTGGCAAGATGCTGCAGATTAACGCGGACCCCCACTTCTTCACTCAGATCTTCGCCGACCTGAAGAAGGAAAGCAACCAAGACGATCGTGGCAGGATCCTCATCGGGTTAGATCGATGACTTGATTTcttgtctgtctctcccccccacccccagccttagGAGGGGGGGTTGCTACTTCTTATCAGAGACACCGACACTTTAATACATCCACACCGAGAATCGACCAGAACGTAAATCGGCCCCTCGATGCACTTCTGAGTGTACAGCGAGTGTACAGCATTTTCTTTGTGTCATTGGGGGTCCAAAACAAAAGGGATTTATTTCCATGCTGCTAAAAAAAAGAAGTGTTTTAGAACAAATTTAAAACCCGTCCTGCAAAaacggcaagtcccccccccccccttctctttatctctctctctttaaATTGCTACAGTGGTATTGTGCATGCAAACGTGTCTTGTGTGTCCCTGAAACCTATATTAGTGCAACTGACTAGCAACAATGGAAAAGTCCACGcggcggaaacacacacacacgcgcaccaaGGAAAATATTGAGTATTTGGACATTTTTTGGGGACTAAATGTTTTAAAGAGGTATTTATCAACATGGAGACGAAaggattttaaaaaacaaacaaacgtTTCCTCTGTTTTCTTCTTCGAAAATCAGGTGACGGCGGAGCCTGCAAGGATGTGCCATTTTCACACGGAAGTCTTTTCGGGAGAGACTTCGAGCTGTACATTTTGAAAGTGCTAATATTCTGAAAATGTTTCCCAGTGCAATTTGTTATTTAAGGAAAAGAAAATCTCTGTTGACCAAACGGTGTTATCTGTTGTACGTGTGTatggtgtatgtttgtgtgtgtgcgtgtatgggtGGTTGAAATTGAGAATTTTGGTGTCACAATGCTGTCAACAGCGGTGGCTGTGTTTtatgttgattttttttaaatttctattTATTTTTGTACTGTGATGAATAAAATGCACTGATCATTCATGACTGACTGAGCCTGTTTGGGAGTTTTATTTCAGATGACAAGGTGCAATGTTAAACAAATCTCATAGAGCTGGACTCTTAATTAGtgacaatgttttttttaaaaaatgtcttaatttttaatttaattttgcaAGAAAAAACTTAGTATTTTTATTCTAAGGCGATACAATGAACTGGTCATTTGTGCTATCTCCCAGTTTATTCATCAGTAATTCAACCATTATTGCCATTGTATAATTACTTTCTGCATCCTTTTTGTGTACAGATAATATTTACATTGATCATGAGTGTCGTAAAGAACTATTTGCAATTTTATTGTCTTTATTAATATTCCTGTGCCTAAAATTTCAAATTGCTGCTAAATCGTTTTTTCAAATTACTGGCGCAGTTATCGAATTCTCCCTCTCAATATATTTATACTTGTCACAAATTACCCTCGAAGGAAATGGCAAAGAAGTAAACATTAAGCTCCCTTCAAACCAAGGAGGCCTTTATTTTCCTCGACTGTTTCAATTTGATTGACTTTACAAGATAACAGTAACCGACCAAAGCAACATTATGTTGAATCATCCCTATGTGAGGTTGAGATATTTTTCATATGTGAAAGTATGTGTTTCTAAATTGGCGTGTATCAACCATGCCTCATTCCTTCTCCAAGGTCAGTTCCCCCCCATCCAACAGTGAAACGGGGATCAATGCTAATAAGGCAATAGGGATCATCATTTGCCTCAAAACAGGCAAATGCAAGTTGTATTCATTCAGAGAAAATATACAATTATCTTGTCATCCATTAGTGAGTTTGCAATTCTTCCCAGCTAACTGCATTTATTCTGCCACTTTTTAAATGActgcttaaaattttttttttaaatacccagttttttttccccaattaggggcaatttagcaaggctgtctcacctaccctgcacatctttgggttgtgggggtgggacccacgcaaacacagggagaatgtgcaaactccacatggacagtgacctgggtcagaattgaacctgggccctcggcaccatgaggcagcagtgctcaccactgcaccaccgtgccgcccgaaatTACTGCTTTTCTAACACAGGATTCCAATCTTCCTGAGCTGGTGAGGTGGGAAAAtaacattaaaaaaattattatttgaatCGCCTGAAGAACCTAACTCTGCATCCTTTCTATAAATTCAGATTCCATGCAGAGTGTTTAAGTGCATAGCAAATTGCCCATCATTAATTGATAATTGTTTTTTGTGCAGGAGAGGGAGGCAAATTGAGACATTTACTCTGTGAAAATATTGAGTGGCCAGAACCTGCAACAACATTGTGACAGATGACATAGGAAAAaatattgggaatgttgacaacaaCTTATATCTATATAATACACCTAAACCGTCCCACTGTGCTATAAAGGAGCATTAAATAAAATAGGGCACAGCACTTTACAGTGTTAAATGGTGCGGCAAGAGCGTGATCGAAAAGTGTAACACAAATTAGGCATTTCTATGATTTTTAACATATAAATACAGGTGTACATACTGCATTGACTAGGTACCTCTATTTAACCAGATATTTTATCTGGTTAAAATAGCATTTTTTCTGTTGACTCCCAGGATCCTGTGTGCAATGAGCCTGTTTCCTATTGGGTATTAGCCAGCATCAAAATTATCCCTAATTTGTTGCTGAATTGGCAGATGTGGGAATGTTACAAAGTTACATCCAAATTTTTTGTCTCAGGTTGGGCCTTAATGTATATTGCTGCAGCAGTGTTGATGGTAGAACAGAGGAACTAAAATGGGGAAGTGCACTGATAGCCTATCCTTGGTGAGCACATTCACCAAAGGTCAGTACCGTAGTAACATAGGCAAAAATAACCATGATCAATAGAAATAAGTCAATATTTGTTTATCAGTTTAAAATTGCAATTGTAACAGATAAACTGTAGGTTATGCATGGAGTATAAAAGATAAAAACAAAAAGTCGCTTAGCAGGTCAGGCAGACTCTGTGGAGTGAGAAAACTGAGCTTATAACCTTTCATCAGAGGTTCCACACATTTTAGGTTTTGCCATTGTAAAACAATAGTGACTACATTACAAAATAACTCATTgcatgtaaagtgctttggaatgtaaTAAGGATTTGAAAAGATTTTTTTACAAAGCAAGTTCTGGTCCTTTATGAAGGGAAAAGGGAGGTTGAAAATAACCTGCCAGAGTTCCTGCTGTTTCCGATGGTCCCTGTTGGCAACTATGTGTGTCTGAATGTCAGGTAAAGATAGGATTGGTTTTGGCTATAATGTCCCCTCCCTTCTATATAAGATTAATGATACTCTGTCCATTCTCACAGGTGGAGCCAAATACCCAGCTTGAGCTCCCATTTGGAGTAAAGGAGGGGGAAATGGAATGAAAACTCCCCCAAAAATCTCAAATCAACATTGCTAAATTGATATCTGGAAGGATGCTTATTGACCTCTGACCAagagcaggtagcacagtggtgagcactgttgcttcacagcaccagggtcccaggttcgattcccggcttgggtcactgtctgtgcggagcctgcacgttctccccgtgtctgcgtgggtttcctccgggtgctccggtttcctcccacaagtcccgaaagacatgctgttagttaatttggatattctgaattctccctccgtgtacccaaacaggcgacagaatgtggtgactagggggcttttcacggtaacttcattgcagtgttaatgtaagcctacttgtgacaataaagattattatattatatattattataaGAGAACTTTAGAGACTGGGACTCAATATCAACCTCATTGTTCCATAGTTACATCCAACATAGCCAAAGCTGCATGTTAGTTTGTGGGAGAGCCAGTAAGATTGTCATGAGGAACCATCAAGCAGACAGGTCCCAGGGCCAGTGGATGTAAGAAAGTCCAGTTGATGAAGTCTTGCACCGAGAGCTGCAAGAAAAATAAAAGTTGACACAAATGTTCTATTTTGATTGAGCAGAATGGGGAAGTTATGttgataggaacataggagcaccataggaacaggggtaggcccttcagcccctcaagcctgtcccgccattcaaccattcaattagatcatggctgatctgtggcctaactccccatacctgcctttggcccatatcctttaatatttttgctgaacaaaaatatatttcagatttaaaattaacaacggtTCTAGCTTCAACTTATTTATGAGAGAAAGTTCCAAATtctaccactctttgtgtgaagaagttcttcctaacatctcttctGAGGTCTGGTCCTGATTTTTAGACTAcgcccccctagttttagaatctccagccagtggaagTAGTATCTTACCctatcttttcctgttaatatcttgtctttgattagatcaccccttaaccttctaaattctagttaATGAGTATTGAGCAGGGCAGACCTTCACAGGTACACTTGCATGTTTGATGTCCATATTGATAATAATCAGGTCACTCCTCTGAAATTTGGCATTTCTAAGAGGTTTTTGCCAAGTTATTTATATTATAGATTTCCCAATATTAATGTGCAATTTCTGTCTGTGGGAATTCTGTCCACCATAATGATGTGTTGCGAGTTATTTATGTTGTTTTGATGGGGCCCCTGATCTCCACTGTATGGAACGAGTGTGGCAATAGCTGTACAGCATCACTGGAAGTAACTTCAATATGTTTTTTTCTGAATTTGGTCATTAATCCCATGCACTGGGACCACTTAAATGTTAATTCGGCCCACACCACCCTGAGCACCATTGGACCTCTGTGACCACCAgatctcccctctccccagcatccaATATTAGCATGGGATGTAGTGGCATTGTctctagactaataatccagagacccatggtaatgctctggggatccgggtttgaacccaccacagcagatggggaAGTTTGAATTCGATTTAAAAAATCATGATGACCATTGCTTTTTCTCACAaaagcccatctgattcactaatgccctttagggaaggaaatctgccatccttacctggtctgacctatatgtgattccagattcacagcaatgtggttgactcttgaatgccctctgaaatggtttcgcactcagtccaagggcaattagggatgggcaataaacactggcccagccagcaatgcccatatcccttgAATGAGAAATAGAAAAACAACATGATGCCCTTTTGTCCTTTGAGTATTATCTCTGTAATTTGTTCCCCTTTTCTAACAGATTAGAGCAGCCGAGATTATGCAGAACAGAGAAGGGATGGATATTGTTCATTATTGTCAAATTACTCAACACATCCTAGTGGCCTATGCCTACTGCATGGTTGCGTATACTTCCACATTAAGTGTCAGGTGTTGAAAATGAAGTAATGCATTCTACAATGTTCTACTCCTTATTCTATTTTGTAGAGCATTATACCATGTTGAATTGCCTCAGAATATTTCCCATTAGAATATTATCAAATCTGTTAGTGCTACTTGTGTCCCAATAAATGTTCTTCAGGAAGGACATGCTGCTGTGTCAAAATACTAGTTATAGGCAAATGAAAAGAATGGTAGGataccagaccagatcccaacttttgttaggTTACTGATGAGAACCCCAAACAAATTTTACTTTGGAAAACTCTGAGGAAAGGATACGTCACCCCAGCAGTGATtattctgaccaataggtatcattgattctaaaacaaactttaatttagacacagaattaaccatattaacatCAAGTTAatattacaattatcagttaaatgaatcaagttcttaaataaaagggaaaACTTTAACtttctatctacacctgccactaattccaattaagcaacccaatagcgTTCAAATTCCACTTAtacataaagttaacaaaacaagtTATTTGCTTATCTGTGTAAAACTTtggggagagagaccctttcaggaacaacctgaaaacctctgtcttgtcagactcaaatctggCAAACTTCTCAACCTattagcatttggcaaaactgccaaCTACAGACAAAgctggctcctctcattaattatATTATCTGTATCCAACTAAATGTCCCATTATCTGCTTACCGAGGACtaaatacaacctctcataaattaTCCActgtccagggaatctccagcaatcaaaacaatatcccattagccatccccctgtaaacaagtaaatggttaagctCAATCATCATCCTTTAGGACTCCTTGATTACAGCTTTAGCAGGTGCACTATCTGTATGTATTTCAAATCAGGGGTTTTAATAACATTGCTATCACAAATGggaaatatataacaatttctacattcatcacacctcccacTTAAAAAATGTACCAGCCATAtgaaaagatggtttcattttccaaagccttttcacCTTTAAATATTACTCATTACTAAACACTACGATTGCACTATATGATGCATATCTCATCATATTTATACTTGCAAATTTGAGCATAAGTATAGTACATCTGACTTTCTTTTCCAACTCTGAACATTCCATTCTTCTTACTCCTAAGCTATCTGTAACTTCCCTGAATAACtttgacataaaattggatccctgatctgattgGATTTTTTTTGTAGTccgtatctagtaaagaatttagtcAACTCTTCTACAATCCTCTAATCTGTAATATTTCTTAATGGGATGATCCCCAAAATCTAGTAgtcacatccattatggtcaacaaatattgattgtgagggcagcacggtggcgcagtgggttagccctgctgcctcacggcgccaaggtcccaggttcgatcccggctctgggtcacggtccatgtggagtttgcccaatctccccgtgtttgcgtgggtttccccccccccccacaacccaaagatgtgcaggctaggtggattggccatgctaaattgccccttaattggaaaaactgaattgggtactctaaatttatttaaaaaaaacaaaaaacaaatattgattcccacttttcatcttAAGAAggggtcccacgcaatcaattaggatcctagtaaaaggttcctcaaatgccagAATGGGTATTATGGGTGCTGGCTTGATTACCACTTGAGGTTTTCCTaccacctgacatgtgtgacaggTATGACAAATATTCTACTACATTGTTATGCAGTTCAggccaataaaactgtttttgtatttttgcttgagttttccttacaccTGAATGACCCCCTACTGGAACATCATGCTCATCCCACAAAAtctcctttctataacccactggtaatatcacttgatgaacttctgccgatttctcatctgcctgaatatgtaaaggtctccacttcCTCATTAATATTATATCAAATGTAATACCACTCTGGTATTCACTCATattgctttctgatacaactgttTTATCTTTGAATCCTTGTGTTGTaattctgccaattttcctgaactgaagATATCCGCTTCaccctccacctgctcttgttctttatcaaccatctgaccaaagattgtttctgataactgGACCTCAGCCTCCATATCCTCACTCCTTGATTTAtcctcctcctgtctcaacctgtggcaTCGTGAACACCCCAGGATATGCTTCCTGCAACACCTCAGTTGTTTTACTTTCCAtcagcttttcaaccacagtaggaatCACGCCCACCTATGAACCAGCTATATAATTATCCAGGATAAACTGTACCCGTGAGAAAGATACATTTTTCTATTACTCctccaccacttcaccacttttcactggactctcTAACCTTATCTTACATAATGGAATAATACACATTTCACCAGTAATCCCACATAttgtcaccttttctggcaatactccttaTGTACATTGCTCCTTATCTCTCATCACTAAAGATTGACTGCCCCTGAATCTCTTAAGATCTTAACCTCCTTACCCTATTCCACCTtttacacatgagtaaaccttactcTCCCAAATAACATCTTTAaaagatctgacaccttcttatcatCCAACCTCTGAAAAGGCTGTAAACTCTTCAGCTGCAATCATGGTTTATTTTTTCACTTtgataaaccccactggcttatcatgttttaaagagtctgccttcccagtacttttcttaagtCACCAGCACTGCGACTTTgtgtgtccaactttattacaatgaaaacatttcagTTTTCTTAACTCTCTTCCATTATCATAAGTTTCATTTTTAACCCAAGGCAAAATCTCTTTAATATCTCCAAttagacttctttgtcttgactacctgtggatttctcatgtccccagtttctatcctttacagaatgaaattgatgttgaaaactAAACCTTGATTTATAACTAATTCAAAATTAGCTGCCATTTCTGCTGATTATCTAGCAGCtttaactctttgctcttccacatgagttctcactcctgTGGCAAGTTAAATTCCTGCAAAATAACAATTTCCCCCAAGAGCTTCATACATTAGGCTTGTTTTTAATGCTCTTACCCACTGATCAAAACTGTTTTGTGACTTCCAgtgacggccatggagtgagtggtcgcacatttgacaGCTCCTGTTCAAGGTGGCTTTTTTGAACCTTTTCCCCGTTTTGTGGGTGGATCTTTAACTGAAAGAAGATGTAGGGGTGACTG
It encodes the following:
- the LOC140398379 gene encoding cyclin-dependent kinase 5 activator 1-like, with the protein product MGTVLSLSPSYKKAPLYEDGSASVGQYTAVQNSKNSKEKNGKRHSIISVLPWKRIVAVSSKKKNSKKVNPNNYQNNVTHLNNENLKKSLSCANLSTFAQPQAPVQRTSQQLPSSKSNISSVKTPHNGSVSSISPKRVIVQASTSELLKCLGEFLCRRCYRLKHLSPTDPVLWLRSVDRSLLLQGWQDQGFVTPANVVFVYMLCRDVISSEVATEHELQATLLTCLYLSYSYMGNEISYPLKPFLVESCKEAFWDRCLSIINAMSGKMLQINADPHFFTQIFADLKKESNQDDRGRILIGLDR